The proteins below come from a single Deltaproteobacteria bacterium genomic window:
- a CDS encoding DUF1800 family protein — protein sequence MLNPDDVAHLCRRTGFGATAQEVAFLAAEYASLPALVDALLADSRLAAAPVYASPPPAMSPPACASVEPYFETLAMGRWVLDRMKDARFVRSFVTTNGVRKKKKRKKLLRQRAAEEASRASWPHPLREKMVLFWHGLLVSSLDKDLVYCHHSTLRAQNLLFREKGLGDFGALLEATSVDPAMLYYLDNWISTKDNPNENYARELLELFSLGVGSYSHADVVAAAQAGTGYTINPATGVDHVFYSPAHDYGDKTFDARTGNWDLVGRAGGASSLDLVEHLVTANGKGQVAARTLAKLLWQHFAHFTPAQSVVDQIASAALASGRVNVTAALRAIFTHAEFYGPAARTGKLKNPVEFVVTLLGALNLAAPYDAEQRLDVVQYLMSDMGIQLFHQPNVFGWWRRPETRWISLPAFQSKQLAAGYLALVAVQNAAHPLLAWVRGAPDSGAAAMFSALGAPQPAGSPVLARAVRLLTDLRAAGADDATTAIRAFQFVASTPQVQTN from the coding sequence ATGCTGAATCCCGACGACGTCGCCCATCTCTGCAGACGCACGGGCTTCGGCGCGACGGCGCAGGAGGTCGCGTTCCTCGCGGCGGAGTACGCCTCGCTTCCTGCGCTCGTGGATGCGCTGCTCGCGGATTCTCGCCTCGCAGCGGCGCCCGTGTACGCGTCGCCGCCGCCCGCGATGTCGCCGCCCGCGTGCGCGAGTGTCGAGCCGTACTTCGAGACGCTCGCGATGGGGCGCTGGGTGCTCGACCGCATGAAGGACGCGCGCTTCGTCCGCTCGTTCGTGACGACGAACGGAGTGCGCAAGAAGAAGAAGCGCAAGAAGCTGCTCAGGCAGCGTGCGGCGGAAGAGGCTTCGCGCGCGAGCTGGCCGCATCCGCTGCGCGAGAAGATGGTGCTGTTCTGGCACGGCCTGCTCGTGTCGTCGCTCGACAAGGACTTGGTCTACTGCCACCACTCGACGCTGCGCGCGCAGAACTTGTTGTTCCGCGAAAAGGGGCTCGGTGACTTCGGCGCGCTGCTCGAGGCGACCAGCGTCGACCCCGCGATGCTCTACTACCTCGACAACTGGATCAGCACGAAGGACAACCCGAACGAGAACTACGCGCGCGAGCTGCTCGAGCTGTTCAGCCTCGGCGTCGGCAGCTACTCGCACGCGGACGTGGTGGCCGCCGCGCAGGCGGGCACGGGCTACACGATCAATCCCGCCACCGGCGTCGATCACGTCTTCTACTCGCCCGCGCACGATTACGGCGACAAGACCTTCGACGCGCGTACGGGCAACTGGGACCTCGTCGGGCGCGCGGGCGGCGCGAGCTCGCTCGATCTCGTCGAGCACCTCGTCACCGCGAACGGCAAGGGGCAGGTCGCCGCGCGCACGCTCGCGAAGCTGCTCTGGCAACACTTCGCGCACTTCACGCCGGCCCAAAGCGTCGTCGACCAGATCGCGAGCGCCGCACTCGCGAGCGGGCGCGTGAACGTCACGGCGGCGCTGCGCGCGATCTTCACGCACGCCGAGTTCTATGGCCCTGCAGCGCGCACGGGCAAGCTGAAGAACCCGGTCGAGTTCGTAGTGACGTTGCTAGGGGCGCTGAACCTCGCCGCGCCCTACGACGCCGAGCAGCGCCTCGACGTGGTGCAGTACCTGATGAGCGACATGGGCATCCAGCTCTTCCATCAGCCGAACGTGTTCGGCTGGTGGCGGCGGCCCGAGACGCGCTGGATCTCGCTGCCCGCGTTTCAGTCGAAGCAGCTCGCGGCCGGCTACCTCGCGCTCGTGGCGGTGCAGAACGCGGCGCACCCGCTGCTCGCGTGGGTGCGCGGCGCGCCCGACTCCGGCGCGGCCGCGATGTTCAGCGCGCTCGGCGCGCCGCAGCCGGCGGGCTCGCCCGTGCTCGCGCGCGCGGTGCGGCTGCTGACCGATCTGCGCGCGGCGGGTGCGGACGACGCGACGACCGCGATCCGCGCGTTCCAGTTCGTGGCTTCGACGCCGCAAGTGCAGACCAACTAG
- a CDS encoding DUF1501 domain-containing protein has translation MNPFTHDVTRRRFLQALGAGGAAGALASVLPDELMALARPLPLGEPILVSLFLGGGLDGAHMLVPSGANDYGHYVGQRGALAVDLAATLPLTADASLNAVMPRLHARAQRGEVAFVRGVDLLGSSGFDPLSHFDKTDYVMSGRSTPGGPSGIWARWADTQPDNPLLLSTVSFGLPRMFSGGAKPQATSLPAALNFALGAGSTRDETLLAAALEDLASDYSATSSALDARLAHSAKFSIETTRELAGIYPAAVPNESALTRSLRVIAALINANLTGTRVYGTVHGGYDSHENQRYDLEQKLLPDLDASLEAFFAALADPSPVVVMVWTEFGRRPQANTSGTDHGTCNNVIVLGPRVAGGVVGAQPSFDSAQLDANGNLRGAIAFEQIYAELIDRHLGGDSRAILGAPYAPLHILR, from the coding sequence ATGAACCCGTTTACCCACGACGTGACGCGCCGCCGCTTCCTCCAAGCGCTCGGCGCGGGCGGCGCTGCGGGCGCGCTCGCGAGCGTCCTGCCCGACGAGCTGATGGCCCTCGCGCGCCCGCTGCCGCTCGGCGAGCCGATCCTCGTCTCGCTCTTCCTCGGCGGCGGGCTCGACGGCGCGCACATGCTGGTGCCGAGCGGCGCGAACGACTACGGCCACTACGTCGGCCAGCGCGGCGCGCTCGCGGTCGACCTCGCCGCGACCCTGCCCCTCACCGCGGACGCGAGCCTCAACGCGGTGATGCCGCGTCTGCACGCCCGCGCGCAGCGCGGCGAAGTCGCCTTCGTGCGCGGCGTCGACTTGTTGGGGTCGAGCGGCTTCGATCCGCTCAGCCACTTCGACAAGACCGACTACGTGATGTCGGGCCGCAGCACGCCGGGCGGACCGTCGGGCATCTGGGCGCGCTGGGCGGACACGCAGCCCGACAACCCGCTGCTGCTCTCGACGGTGTCGTTCGGGCTGCCGCGCATGTTCTCGGGCGGCGCGAAGCCGCAGGCCACGAGCCTGCCGGCGGCGCTGAACTTCGCGCTCGGCGCCGGCAGCACGCGCGACGAGACGCTGCTCGCCGCCGCGCTCGAGGATCTCGCGAGTGACTACTCGGCGACGTCGAGCGCGCTCGACGCGCGCCTCGCGCACAGCGCGAAGTTCTCGATCGAGACGACGCGCGAGCTCGCGGGCATCTACCCCGCGGCGGTGCCGAACGAGAGTGCGCTCACGCGCAGCCTGCGCGTCATCGCGGCGCTGATCAACGCGAACCTCACCGGCACGCGCGTCTACGGCACGGTGCACGGCGGCTACGACTCGCACGAGAACCAGCGCTACGACCTCGAGCAGAAGCTGCTGCCCGACCTCGACGCGTCGCTCGAGGCGTTCTTCGCGGCGCTCGCGGATCCGTCGCCGGTGGTGGTGATGGTGTGGACCGAGTTCGGTCGCCGGCCGCAGGCGAACACGTCGGGCACCGACCACGGCACCTGCAACAACGTGATCGTGCTCGGGCCGCGCGTCGCTGGCGGCGTGGTCGGCGCGCAGCCCTCGTTCGATTCGGCGCAGCTCGACGCGAACGGCAACCTGCGCGGCGCGATCGCGTTCGAGCAGATCTACGCCGAGCTGATCGACCGGCACCTCGGCGGCGACTCGCGCGCAATCCTCGGCGCGCCCTACGCCCCGCTCCACATTCTGCGCTGA